One part of the Nymphaea colorata isolate Beijing-Zhang1983 chromosome 8, ASM883128v2, whole genome shotgun sequence genome encodes these proteins:
- the LOC116259203 gene encoding protein transport protein Sec61 subunit gamma-like: MDALDSVVNPLREFSKDSIRLVKRCHKPDRKEFTKVAFRTAIGFVVMGFVGFFVKLIFIPINNIIVGSG, from the exons ATGGACGCACTCGACTCCGTCGTCAATCCGCTCAGGGAATTCTCCAAGGACAGCATTCGCCTTGTCAAGAGGTGCCATAAGCCAGACAGGAAAG AGTTCACGAAAGTCGCGTTCAGGACCGCGATCGGGTTTGTAGTGATGGGATTCGTGGGTTTCTTCGTCAAGCTGATATTCATTCCCATCAACAACATCATCGTCGGATCGGGTTAG